A genomic window from Micromonospora ferruginea includes:
- a CDS encoding ATP-binding cassette domain-containing protein: MKIVEASGLGLRTRRGWVYRDVDLTASGGELHAVTGPPGSGRTSLLLALAGRFPHSHGELRRRGPAALGQVAGVHEPDPTLTVAEHITERLLLLGPVPRRRRQLVPVAALRARRAYRRDAYAAAIAGAGFTDAPLDPDRYGRDLTPVDRQVLGLVLASLAGPSLIVADDVDAGADRPEREWIWAALQRLAGQGYAVIASARAVEDGVAATVHRIGDPALPVPALPAVEVPA, from the coding sequence ATGAAGATCGTCGAGGCCAGCGGCCTGGGGCTGCGGACCCGGCGCGGCTGGGTCTACCGGGACGTCGACCTCACCGCCTCGGGCGGTGAGCTGCACGCGGTGACCGGGCCACCCGGCAGCGGGCGCACCTCGCTGCTGCTCGCCCTCGCCGGCCGCTTCCCGCACAGCCACGGCGAGCTGCGCCGGCGCGGCCCGGCCGCGCTCGGCCAGGTGGCCGGCGTGCACGAGCCGGACCCGACGCTGACCGTCGCCGAGCACATCACCGAACGCCTGCTGCTGCTCGGCCCGGTGCCGCGCCGCCGTCGTCAGCTCGTCCCGGTGGCCGCGCTGCGGGCCCGCCGGGCCTACCGCCGCGACGCCTACGCCGCCGCCATCGCCGGCGCCGGCTTCACCGACGCCCCGCTCGACCCCGACCGGTACGGCCGCGACCTCACCCCGGTCGACCGCCAGGTGCTCGGGCTGGTGCTGGCCAGCCTCGCCGGACCCAGCCTGATCGTCGCCGACGACGTGGACGCCGGCGCCGACCGCCCGGAACGGGAATGGATCTGGGCCGCGCTGCAACGCCTCGCCGGCCAGGGGTACGCGGTGATCGCCAGCGCCCGCGCCGTCGAGGACGGGGTGGCCGCCACCGTGCACCGCATCGGCGACCCCGCCCTGCCCGTCCCCGCCCTGCCCGCCGTGGAGGTGCCCGCGTGA